Part of the Sporosarcina sp. FSL K6-2383 genome is shown below.
GAACGTTTCTAGTTTCCCAGCAGCATCTTGTTCCTTCGATAGTTTCTTAACTTTCAAATTCAGTTTAGCGATTTCATTATCAAGCCAACGTTCGAGATCCGCTGCCTGCGATTTGACACGCTCTCTTTCAGCCCGTGCAAAATAGACTTTATCTAATAAATCACCAAGTGTACCGTACTCAGCAATCGTCTTATCTGCATGTGATAACTTCGCTGCAGAAAACACCATTTTCGTCCCAATTTCTGCGATGTTCGGAGTACTTGCTCCCCCTTTAAATGAAGCAAGAAATGCTGTAAACACTGCAAATGTTTCATTTAAAGGGACGCCCTTCATTCTAAACAATAATTCCTCCGCGTGAATGGGTGAATATCCTGAAAGAGTTCCTACAATATCGCGGGCACTTTCAAACTGTGGGTATAGTGCATTAAATTGTTGTTCGGTCACGCTGAATGGATCCACTTTGTCTTGCGGTGGCGCAGGTATGAAAGGCTGTCCCGGTAGTATTGTACGATAGCTATTTACCGATGGCGGTAAATGTTTCATGCTATCGACGATGATGTCACGATCTGGATCGACGATTAACAAGTTGCTATGCCGACCCATGATTTCGACGTACAATCTACGACTAATGTCATCGCCGATTTCATTCTTCGCCTGAATATCGAACGTAATGATGCGGTCAGTGCCAAATTGGTCAATAGCTGTAATGGTCCCGCCTTCCAAATGTTTGCGTAACACCATGCAAAACATCGGAGGTTCAGAAGGATTTGTAATCGCTTCTTCGGTTAGCTGGACGCGTGAATAGGATGAATGGATAGAAATAAGTAGCTTATGATTTTTGCCTCCTGAGCGAATTAAGAATACTACTTCTTGTGCGTTAGGCTGATGAATTTTAGAAATGCGGCCATTTTTTAAAACTTGCAATTCTTGCACCATAGCCGTGGTGAATAAACCGTCAAATGCCATACTGATTCCTCTTTCAATTCGTTTTGTCCCATTTTACCACTCTATGGGTGTGGTATGGTATAATACAGACATATTGTTTTGATTTGAAAATTTGAAGCAGGCTTGTTTGCGTCGAATCAACATTGCAAAGTAGACTAGATAAGAAGAGGGATTGCATGTATAAAAAACGTGGGCTTTTGATTGTTCTTTCCGGACCTTCTGGTGTAGGGAAGGGAACAGTACGTAAAGAGCTTTTTTCTCAACCTGATACAAACTACGAATATTCTATATCGATGACGACAAGAAGTCCGCGCGAAGGTGAAGAAGATGGAGCTGATTATTTCTTCAAATCGAGAGCGGAATTCGAACAACTCATTGAAGAAGGAAAATTGCTGGAGTATGCCGAGTATGTGGGCAATTATTATGGTACTCCGCTCGATTATGTCAATGCCACACTGGACGCAGGGAGAGACGTATTCCTTGAAATCGAAGTGGTAGGGGCAGCGCAAGTCCGTGCAAAAGTCCCGGATGGCCTATTTATATTCTTGGCGCCACCGAGCTTGTCAGAGCTGGAAGAGCGCCTCGTTGGTAGAGGAACAGAGCCAGCAGACGTCATTGCAACGCGTATTGCGAAAGCGCGGGAAGAACTTGAAATGATGAACTTGTACGATTATGTTGTCGAAAATGATGAGGTTTCAAATGCATGTGATCGGGTCAATGCTATTGTGCTAGCAGAGCATTGCCGTAGAGAACGTGTAGAAAAACGCTACTTACTTATGCTGGAAGGGGAATAAACTATGTTAACACCAACACTGGATTCATTAAAAGAAAAAGTTGATTCTAAATACACACTCGTAACACTTGCTTCAAAACGTGCACGTGAAATGCAAGAAGAGGGAACAAGACTTCTCACTTCGTATAAATCACATAAAAATGTTGGTAAAGCACTTGAAGAAGTTGCAGCTGGCGTTTTGTCAAAAGCCAAACAAGATGATTCAATTATCTACGAAGACGAAGTGTAAACGAGTCAAGTCTTACCATGCGCCATCATTAAAATAAGCATACGCCATACTCCCTTAGAAACGAATTTTCTTTGGGAGTTTGTCATTTTAGAAAGGATGAGAACCATGCTGTTGAATAAAAAAATCCTCCTTTGTGTTACCGGTGGAATCGCAGTTTATAAAGCGGTTGCACTCGTTAGTAAGCTTTCGCAGGCAGGGGCGGATGTAAAAGTCATCATGACGGAGTCGGCACAGCAATTTGTCACCCCGCTAACCTTCCAAGCGATGTCTCGTAATGATGTGTTTTACGATACGTTTGATGAAAAAGATTCCGGAGTTATTGCGCATATCGACTTGGCCGACTGGGCTGATCTCGTAATAGTTGCACCGGCAACAGCAAATGTCATTGGGAAACTAGCAAACGGCATTGCAGATAATATGGTTACGACAACATTGTTAGCGACAACGGCAGAAGTGTGGATTGCACCTGCTATGAATGTTCATATGTATGAAAATAAAGCGGTTATACGAAATATTAATACTTTACACAAGGACGGTTATCGCTTCATTGAACCATCTGAGGGCTTTTTGGCCTGTGGCTATGTAGGAAAAGGACGTTTAGAAGAACCTGAAAAAATCGTAGAATTGATTAGAGAACGCTTTACGAAGTCCAAAGATCTTCCGTTAGCTGGAAAAAAAGTTGTTATAACGGCGGGGCCGACGCGTGAACGAATTGACCCAGTACGCTATGTGTCGAATTTCTCAAGTGGGAAAATGGGATATGCTATGGCGGAAGCAGCGGCTGCGTTGGGAGCAGAAACAGTGCTTATTTCTGGGCCAGTAGGACTTGCGAAACCGACGGGTATGACAGTTATCGACGTGGAAAGTGCGGCTGACATGCTGGAAGCTGTGCAAGCCCAGTTCGCTGATGCACATATTGTTGTCAAATCGGCAGCTGTTGCTGACTATCGCCCAAAGAATATTCATCCAGAAAAGATGAAAAAACAAGTGGGAGATTCGGTCATTGAACTCGAAAGAACGACTGATATTTTAAAAACAATGGGTGGATTGA
Proteins encoded:
- a CDS encoding NFACT RNA binding domain-containing protein, which gives rise to MAFDGLFTTAMVQELQVLKNGRISKIHQPNAQEVVFLIRSGGKNHKLLISIHSSYSRVQLTEEAITNPSEPPMFCMVLRKHLEGGTITAIDQFGTDRIITFDIQAKNEIGDDISRRLYVEIMGRHSNLLIVDPDRDIIVDSMKHLPPSVNSYRTILPGQPFIPAPPQDKVDPFSVTEQQFNALYPQFESARDIVGTLSGYSPIHAEELLFRMKGVPLNETFAVFTAFLASFKGGASTPNIAEIGTKMVFSAAKLSHADKTIAEYGTLGDLLDKVYFARAERERVKSQAADLERWLDNEIAKLNLKVKKLSKEQDAAGKLETFQLYGELLTANSYALQKGMMEAVVDNYYEEGTTVTIPLDPRKTPIDNAQRYYSRYAKAKTALIMIAEQLEKAAEDIAYFEMIKQQVMQASPEDIEEIREELAELGFLKARKLKKKSKPKKPAPETYVSSAGVKISVGKNNKQNDYLTFKIAARDQTWLHTKDIPGSHVLIHDTNPDEETIREAAILSAYFSKARGSSSVPVDYTEVRHVKKPNGSKPGFVIYFEQKTLFVTPDEDVVMKLRK
- the gmk gene encoding guanylate kinase, giving the protein MYKKRGLLIVLSGPSGVGKGTVRKELFSQPDTNYEYSISMTTRSPREGEEDGADYFFKSRAEFEQLIEEGKLLEYAEYVGNYYGTPLDYVNATLDAGRDVFLEIEVVGAAQVRAKVPDGLFIFLAPPSLSELEERLVGRGTEPADVIATRIAKAREELEMMNLYDYVVENDEVSNACDRVNAIVLAEHCRRERVEKRYLLMLEGE
- the rpoZ gene encoding DNA-directed RNA polymerase subunit omega, translating into MLTPTLDSLKEKVDSKYTLVTLASKRAREMQEEGTRLLTSYKSHKNVGKALEEVAAGVLSKAKQDDSIIYEDEV
- the coaBC gene encoding bifunctional phosphopantothenoylcysteine decarboxylase/phosphopantothenate--cysteine ligase CoaBC, which produces MLLNKKILLCVTGGIAVYKAVALVSKLSQAGADVKVIMTESAQQFVTPLTFQAMSRNDVFYDTFDEKDSGVIAHIDLADWADLVIVAPATANVIGKLANGIADNMVTTTLLATTAEVWIAPAMNVHMYENKAVIRNINTLHKDGYRFIEPSEGFLACGYVGKGRLEEPEKIVELIRERFTKSKDLPLAGKKVVITAGPTRERIDPVRYVSNFSSGKMGYAMAEAAAALGAETVLISGPVGLAKPTGMTVIDVESAADMLEAVQAQFADAHIVVKSAAVADYRPKNIHPEKMKKQVGDSVIELERTTDILKTMGGLKTHQILVGFAAETNNAVEYGIDKLARKNLDYIIVNDVTDPDAGFGKDTNVVTLLSKHGTHQPFHTMAKKELAKVLFEAILQEESEQRNDR